A genome region from Cyanobacteria bacterium QS_8_64_29 includes the following:
- a CDS encoding protein-methionine-sulfoxide reductase catalytic subunit MsrP: MKCIVYEKWDDAELRSTLQQPPLSAQKAPPAFQNLDRPTTDEILAGQYNNFYEFGGGKSIWPQAQKLPTQGWQVSVGGEVKTPRTYDLDDLKRRFRLEERIYRFRCVEAWSMVLPWIGFPMRALLADVKPTARARYVRFTSLYDSDRMPGPTFQLGSRPWPYTEALRLDEMANELAFFAIGIYGHALPKQHGAPLRAVLPWKYGFKGAKSIVGIEFTSTQPATFWHTVAPDEYGFQANVNPNVPHPRWSQATEKFIAHGPELSWEMRDTQLYNGYADWVAELYR; the protein is encoded by the coding sequence ATAAAGTGCATAGTTTATGAAAAGTGGGATGACGCGGAGCTGCGCTCGACCCTGCAGCAGCCGCCCCTGTCGGCCCAGAAGGCCCCGCCTGCTTTCCAAAACCTAGATCGCCCCACCACCGACGAGATCCTGGCCGGCCAGTACAACAACTTCTACGAGTTCGGCGGCGGCAAATCCATCTGGCCCCAGGCCCAAAAGCTCCCCACCCAAGGTTGGCAGGTCAGCGTGGGCGGGGAAGTCAAAACGCCGCGCACCTACGACCTCGACGATCTCAAGCGCCGCTTCCGCCTGGAGGAGCGCATCTACCGCTTCCGCTGCGTCGAAGCCTGGTCCATGGTGCTGCCCTGGATCGGCTTCCCCATGCGTGCGCTCCTGGCCGATGTTAAGCCCACTGCGCGGGCGCGCTACGTCCGCTTCACCTCTCTCTATGACAGCGATCGCATGCCCGGCCCCACGTTTCAGTTGGGCTCGCGGCCCTGGCCCTACACCGAAGCGCTGCGCCTGGACGAAATGGCCAACGAACTGGCCTTTTTCGCCATCGGCATCTACGGCCACGCGCTGCCCAAGCAGCACGGCGCCCCGCTGCGGGCAGTACTGCCTTGGAAGTACGGGTTCAAAGGCGCCAAATCCATCGTTGGCATCGAGTTCACCTCAACCCAGCCGGCAACGTTCTGGCATACGGTGGCGCCCGACGAGTACGGCTTCCAAGCCAACGTCAACCCCAACGTGCCCCACCCGCGCTGGTCGCAAGCCACCGAAAAATTCATTGCCCATGGCCCCGAGCTCTCCTGGGAGATGCGCGACACGCAGCTCTACAACGGCTATGCCGACTGGGTGGCCGAGCTGTATCGTTGA
- the trpD gene encoding anthranilate phosphoribosyltransferase: MTASPSTATADWPALLQQLLARQSLSQAQAAQLMSGWLQDAIPPSLSGAILAALELKGISAAELAGMAQVLQAQSAGGSRELATPLIDTCGTGGDGAATFNISTAVAFVAAAAGARVAKHGNRSASSRVGSADVLEQLGIDLAASAERSQAALEEVGIAFAFAPHWHPALKQVAPLRRTLGVRTAFNLLGPLVNPWCPSGQVVGVADSQLVETVAQALQQLGADRAIALHGREGLDEAGLAAGSDLAVASGGRVWQAQLEPQQLGLAPAPTAALRGGDLAENARILRQVLQGHGTQAQQDAVALNAALALQVASIVPLEAHQAGLDCAREVLQSGAGWAKLEALAQFLGR, encoded by the coding sequence ATGACAGCCTCGCCGTCTACCGCAACCGCCGATTGGCCCGCGCTGCTGCAGCAGTTGCTGGCGCGCCAGTCGCTGTCCCAGGCGCAAGCCGCCCAGCTCATGAGCGGGTGGTTGCAGGATGCTATTCCGCCGTCGCTCTCAGGTGCCATCCTGGCAGCCTTGGAACTCAAGGGGATCTCGGCAGCAGAACTGGCAGGCATGGCGCAAGTGCTGCAGGCCCAATCCGCTGGCGGCAGCCGCGAGCTGGCCACCCCTCTAATCGATACCTGCGGTACCGGCGGCGATGGGGCGGCCACCTTCAACATCTCCACGGCCGTGGCCTTTGTCGCGGCTGCTGCCGGTGCCCGCGTGGCCAAGCACGGCAACCGCTCGGCCTCAAGCCGCGTTGGCTCGGCTGACGTGCTAGAGCAGCTGGGCATCGATTTGGCTGCCTCCGCCGAGCGCAGCCAGGCGGCCCTGGAGGAAGTGGGCATTGCCTTTGCGTTTGCCCCCCACTGGCACCCCGCCCTCAAGCAGGTCGCGCCGCTGCGGCGCACGCTGGGGGTGCGGACAGCGTTCAACCTGCTCGGGCCGCTGGTCAACCCGTGGTGCCCCAGCGGTCAGGTTGTGGGCGTCGCCGATTCGCAGCTGGTTGAAACTGTGGCGCAGGCCCTGCAGCAGTTGGGCGCCGATCGCGCCATCGCCCTGCACGGGCGCGAAGGGCTGGATGAAGCCGGGCTGGCCGCCGGCAGCGATCTGGCCGTTGCCAGCGGCGGGCGCGTTTGGCAGGCCCAGCTCGAGCCGCAGCAGCTGGGGCTCGCGCCCGCCCCCACCGCGGCCCTGCGCGGCGGCGACCTGGCCGAGAACGCCCGGATTTTGCGCCAGGTCCTGCAGGGGCACGGGACGCAGGCCCAGCAGGATGCCGTCGCGCTCAATGCCGCCCTAGCCCTGCAGGTTGCCAGCATCGTCCCGCTTGAGGCCCACCAGGCCGGGCTAGACTGCGCCCGCGAGGTGCTCCAGAGCGGGGCAGGTTGGGCCAAGCTGGAGGCCCTGGCGCAGTTCTTGGGCCGCTGA
- a CDS encoding carbamoyl phosphate synthase small subunit, translating into MSLSALEAPPALLVLADGSTYWGRSFGAPGTIVGEVVFNTGMTGYQEVLTDPSYRGQIVTFTYPELGNTGVTPEDDESAGPQARGAIARNVCYAPSSWRARDTLPNYLQQHGIPGIYGVDTRAIVRRIRSLGAMNGGISTEIRDPEHLLQQVRQAPDMAGLNLVWEVTTPHIYEWSDPSDPVWEFRPAAGGSDSEPLTVVALDLGLKRNQLRRLASYGCRIIVVPADTPAQTIRSYQPDGLFLSNGPGDPATVTETIETARELYQGGCPTFGICMGHQLLGLSLGGKSFKLKFGHRGLNQPAGRPQQVEITSQNHGFAIAADSLQGRDDIEITHRNLNDRTVAGLRHKSLPVFSVQYHPEASPGPHDADYLFERFVALMRLQRARSGPQAEAQLGT; encoded by the coding sequence ATGTCGCTTTCTGCCCTAGAGGCCCCACCTGCCCTGCTGGTCCTGGCCGATGGCAGCACGTATTGGGGGCGCTCGTTCGGCGCACCCGGCACGATCGTGGGCGAGGTGGTTTTTAATACGGGCATGACCGGCTATCAGGAGGTGCTTACCGACCCCAGCTACCGCGGCCAAATCGTCACCTTTACCTATCCTGAGCTGGGCAACACCGGCGTCACCCCCGAAGATGACGAGTCGGCCGGGCCCCAAGCGCGCGGCGCGATCGCGCGCAACGTCTGCTACGCCCCCAGCAGCTGGCGCGCCCGCGATACCCTTCCTAACTACCTGCAGCAGCACGGCATTCCGGGGATCTACGGGGTCGATACGCGCGCGATCGTCCGCCGGATCCGATCGTTGGGGGCCATGAACGGCGGCATCTCCACCGAGATCCGCGACCCCGAGCACTTGCTGCAGCAGGTGCGGCAAGCCCCCGATATGGCGGGGCTCAACTTGGTTTGGGAGGTCACGACGCCCCATATCTACGAGTGGTCCGATCCCAGCGATCCGGTCTGGGAGTTCCGCCCGGCCGCAGGGGGCAGCGATAGCGAGCCGCTGACGGTCGTAGCGCTCGATCTGGGCCTCAAGCGCAACCAACTGCGTCGCCTGGCCAGCTACGGCTGCCGCATCATTGTCGTGCCGGCCGATACCCCAGCCCAGACCATCCGCAGCTACCAACCGGATGGCCTGTTCCTCAGCAACGGCCCCGGCGATCCGGCAACCGTCACCGAGACCATCGAAACCGCTCGCGAGCTCTATCAAGGTGGTTGCCCCACCTTTGGCATCTGCATGGGACATCAGCTTTTGGGATTGTCGTTGGGGGGCAAGAGTTTCAAACTCAAATTCGGCCACCGCGGCCTCAACCAGCCCGCCGGGCGGCCGCAGCAGGTCGAGATCACCAGCCAGAACCACGGCTTTGCCATCGCGGCTGACTCGCTGCAGGGGCGCGATGACATCGAGATTACCCACCGCAATCTCAACGACCGCACGGTGGCAGGCCTGCGCCACAAATCCCTGCCGGTGTTCTCGGTGCAGTACCACCCGGAGGCCAGCCCCGGCCCCCACGATGCCGACTACCTGTTCGAGCGCTTTGTCGCCCTGATGCGATTGCAGCGCGCCCGATCAGGCCCGCAAGCGGAAGCCCAGCTCGGTACCTGA
- a CDS encoding anti-sigma F factor antagonist, translating to MPEPLALTVSLRGTREARENCQIFRLTGLMDAFSESALRTTIGNYFEQGPPNLILDLSQIDFIDSSGIGALVQLVKKVQNVGGTLQIVTNARVTQTVKLVRLENFLSLRSSLDEALEQVGA from the coding sequence ATTCCTGAGCCGCTTGCTTTAACGGTCAGCCTGCGCGGGACCCGAGAGGCCCGCGAGAACTGCCAGATCTTCCGGTTGACCGGGCTAATGGATGCGTTCTCCGAGTCGGCGCTGCGCACCACAATCGGCAACTATTTCGAGCAAGGCCCTCCCAACCTGATTTTGGACCTCTCGCAGATCGACTTTATCGATAGCTCCGGCATCGGCGCCCTGGTGCAGCTGGTCAAAAAAGTCCAGAACGTGGGCGGTACCCTGCAGATCGTGACCAACGCCCGCGTGACGCAAACGGTGAAGCTCGTCCGCTTGGAAAACTTCCTATCGCTGCGCTCATCGCTGGATGAAGCGCTCGAGCAGGTGGGGGCGTAG